The sequence below is a genomic window from Dermacentor andersoni chromosome 6, qqDerAnde1_hic_scaffold, whole genome shotgun sequence.
ATCCATGGACTATGTTTTTTCGCCAAACCAGAGGGGTGGTTCTGGACCCTTTCAGTGAActtctttgatgctgacttaggtcactgggtatgtgtcagtaGGTTATGTCCACTTCTCAATGaatgtctttgacgccaacttgggcaaaTAGGTATGTGCCAGTTGGAATGTGGCACCCTACGATGTCAAAAAGGATTTCTTAAATTTCTCCGTATTTTTGGCAGAACTGAACCCACATCACAAGGGTTGCTCAAGTACAGCAACCCGGTGCTCTCgaaggctgtgccacaaatgcaacGTGCCACTTTTTAATGAACGTCTCACACCAATGCTTTAGTGAGCTGcgtcatgaatgcactgggtatgtgctgctctttgGTGAACCCTTCAGCAACTTAATGCTATTAGTATAAACATAGACATGAATGACATCCTAATTACGCAGGAAGGCATTGAGCAAGCTATTGATCGTTTGCCGAGTAATTCAGCCCCCGGACCCGATGACATATGTCCAAAATTGCTCAAGTTAATGAAACCAGTGATAGCTCGCATACTCGTCCCAATTTTTCAGCAATCCATTGATACAGGAATAGTGCCTGACGCTTGGAAAATCGCACGCATTATACCTATATTTAAATCTGGAGATTCTTCTGTCCTTTCAAATTACAGGCCCATCTCATTAACGAGTATACCTTGCAAAATTCTGGAACACATCATATCATCAGCAATAATGATGCTATCATTGACCTCAGtcagcagaactttttttttttggaaaccaGCACGGATTTTTGTGTGGCCGTTCCTGCGAGTCACAGTTATTTGAACTCGTGGCCGACCTGCACAACGCTATACACCATTTAATAAGAATTGATGCCGTATTCATCGACTTTgccaaagcgttcgacaaagttgCTCACAATCGTCTTATATTTAAACTTGGAAATCAAAACATAAACAACGTCTTAACTGGATAGTTAACTTTTTAACTAATAGACAGCAGTTCATGTCTGCCAATGAATTTTGCTCCGCACTAACCCATGTAAAgtctggtgtgcctcaaggttcggTGCTCGGGCCGATCCTCTTccttatttacattaatgacataagcAGCAACCTCACTTCTACAATTAGactatttgcggacgactgtgttatttacagAAAGATTACTGACCCTCATGACACTAATGCTTTGCAATCAGATCTTGACAAAATCGCTAAGTGGTGCGAACAATGGCATATGGAAATAAAGGTTTAAAAAACAAAACTTGTAACATTTACGACGGCTAGCGTCACAGAACCCATCTTTTATTCTATCGGTAACGTGGCCATTGAAAAAGTTCCTGCAatcaaatacctaggtgtccacaTTACTTCTGATTTGGCATGGCACAAACACATTGAATATATAACCACCAAAGCACCCAAAACCCTCGGTTTCATTAGACGTATCTTGTACTTTGCAAATCAGGCAACCAAACTCTTAGCATACACAACTTTAGTCagatctcaactagaatatgccAGTTtcatctggaacccgcatcaagctTATCTTGCCGATAAACTGGAATCACTTCAAAATAAGGCTTCTAGGTTTATCACAAGGAAATACGCTCGCTACTCCAGCATCACAGATATTAAATCATCTCTAAAtttaagctcacttgaaaagcgaAGACTTGTCACCCTGCTATGTCACTTTCACAAGCTCTATCACAATCCTTCAACGTTCACAGAATCTCATATCAAACCAGCACATTGCATTTTCCCCCAATTAGACCACTGCCTCAAAGTGCAACCCAAGATAGCTCACACCAAACTTATGCGTCATTCACCATTGTTCCTTGCCATCTATCATTGGAATAAACAACCTGCAGAAATCGTTTCCGAAAATAATTACGACGCTTTTGTGAACAAACTGAAGTGCTTACTCTGTGCTGGTCCTTAATAGATTATTAtcagaagtgttttttttttttttgcattgtcttGAGAATTGTGGTCCACATGTGTGCGTGTTCTTAAACACTTGTTTTCATACAGATATGTTCCCTGTTTTCCTGAGCGCATGTTTGTTTATGCTTTTTCTAATTGTTCACTGTGTTATGCAATATGATCACTTTATTGTATTTTTtaaccccctatgtaatgcctgtaaagggcctttagggtatgtgaaaaaaaaaaaaaaaagcttgggtcactgagtacatGCCCCTGGGTGTGCGGCAAGTGGGGGAACAACTATAAGCGTTCACAGCCACTGCGCCACACTTTGTCTTGGAGGCCACATGCAGACTTCTTGGCAGCGCCCCTAGatgcggcagcacattcagaaagACGCACTAGTGAGGAGCCTGGTTGCCGCATAACACATTTATAAGCGTTGGCACCCCTAGAGGGTGcccagtgttcttagggaagcgcgaaaaagGAATTCTTTGCAGTAAACACCTATACATAACTGGTTTTAATGATGGCAACACGGTGTGTCAATATATTGATTCGGGGCTAAATGAATTACCGTCAACAGTCATCGTGGCATGGTTTCTGGAAATTTTTTGTGCCTAACCAATATATGTTGAATTGCACACTGAAACGTTTATTCTATGTAAAGAAAGTATTCAGGAAACGGTTTCTGAGCATACAAAGTACAAAAACAGAAAATGCACAATTTCTTCCAGGCAAAATGACTGAAATAATGCACGTACCTTTTTATATTCTTCTAACACTTTCTCGGCATCCTCATGGGAGAATTGGGACAGCAGAAATTTTCGCATTTGGTCCCACACGACTGCGGCGTTGTCGGCTGCCTTGAGAACAAATAGGTGCAGCCTGTTCCCTTCCACAATGTTGTAGTCCCCCAGAGATAGGCTATCTGCAGAGAGCCGAATGTTATCAAATTCATGAACTTCAATGAGTCTCGCTTAAGGTACGCTTCAGCAACACCGACAAGTTATACCGTAGCTTGCGAACACAACCACGACAGATATAAAGGTCGGCATAGCAGGGCCAAAGCAATCCTGACAAAGGTGCGTTATCCAGAAAACGAACGAGCAGGTACTGTCGACCCGTGGGCAGCAGCGGATCAACACTACTGGCTTTTTTTGGATTAAACACGTCTCAATCAGGGGCAGCACGGCGACTTGATTAGGTTAGGTCATAGAGAACAGGCAAGCGCATTAGCTTAACATAATGCGCACGCGCACAAATACACATCACACATACCTGAGAGTGTCTTGCCTCTGAACACTAGGCGCTGCTGGTCTACAGGAATTTGCAGTTGTTGGGCAACAAGATGTTTCACAGCGCTGATGGAAGAACTGGCAGATACCTGCGGAAATACATTTTCTTGAAACACTCTACACCTTAACGAATGGTGCCCTACTAGCACAAGCTCCAAAGGCAGCAAATGGTTTCAAAAGACGGGAAGAACAAATCAAGTGCAACGCAGCTGATGACGCTACCGGGAACCTAACCGCAGCACGGTAGCTGCTGACATAGACGCTTGGGTTCACATCGAATATATCAATCTACCAGAAGTAAATAAAACAGAACGATGCGTGTTACAAGAGGATCGTATGCAGACGCAGAAATGTAAGAAGAATAGTAAATTATTACGTACCCCACTTACCTCTATTGTGCATTCTTCACCCTGAAGAATTTTCACCGATATAAACATATTGCCTCTACTGCTTGTGCGTGCTTGAGACCTTTTTATTATGCCCTACTGCCCTATCATGACCGCGTCACTGGTTCGAGCGTCACAGGTACGAATTTTGGGGCAAAGTTCGACTTGAACCCCTCCGGTCTACGAACACAGAGCAAACGAAGCATAGGCCTAACTCAAGTGAACGCGGATGGATACACGCGATGCGGTAAAACTTTTAATTTAACAATTTTATAAGTACAGTAATAAAATTAAACGTAAATAATTAAACTGGAATGTAAATTTTATTCTTTAATTCACGCTTTTTTACGAACTTGCGTATGATTACAACATGAAGACTATTTTTTATCGCGCTACACTCTTTTAGAGGCGCTAAAGCGCTTCCAGCTGTGCGGCCCTCTAGTGAAAACACTAGCGCTCTAAGAAACTAGCAAAATTGCAGCTTTCAGCAGTTACACTTTCTGACTctcattttttttacaaagcttATTGACTACTACTTTTATTCAcaattatttatatttttttatatttcaatgAGCCGAAACCGAAATTGCCTTGCACGCTGTCGCAGTCGGTTTAAAGCGTAGTGTCGCTCCGCTAAAGCTCCGCTGCTCAAGCTGTTTGCAAATTGTTGTGGCTCGCAGTACGTTACGAGAAATTCGGTCTTATTGTGGAGGTAAAAACGCAACGCAAATGCCATAACATGCAAAGAAGAAACGATTAAGAAACTGACAAACTATcgtgcaaaagaagaaagaaagaaggagaaaaaaaaaaacagacattacGAGAAATGAACAATGAAcatacacggaggaaggaaactaaggagaggccctgacgtcactctttgtgaagcaaaagtgaagccggaatttggcgttgctcatggcgatgttccgccttttgggccaccctcctctcttgtttacatctttcacgaaaccacgccgcgctgcgcgtggtgtcgcgcgctcgcgcaacatctggcagagcacggtgcaggtaacacagcgcaacaagacacggtgactaacgcaaacccgcccactcagcgcctttgccacggcccgaaacctaccagagcaacacgtgtgagcgctcaaaaccataacaacgccgccattgtggcccaaaaggcgtggccatacaaaaaaataaaaataaaaaagcagcaaaaaaatgagaacctactacgtcatttccgccgcacttttctcctagcgcgcggagggggtagggcctctccttagtttccttcctccgtgatgaACATACAAGGTCACATTTCATGGGAGATATATGCTGCAACAAGTGTCGCCATAGGTGGAGAGTTCTCCTTCTtccggggagggggggagggggagtctGCTGCCCGACCAGCCTTCCGaaccccataatatatatatatatatatataagaagccaacaaccactgacaccaaagacaacataggggaaattacttgtgcctaataaatgaaataaggaaactataaattaatggaaatgaaagtggatgaaaaaacaactcgctGCAGGTGGGTAACGATCCCACAAATAACcttcgcaccgcatcgaaagagtgcgcgcgtaAATagtgcccctcggttaaccccctttcttctatatatatatatatatatatcttgcacttgaagaaacttcctGCGACCTCGAGGAATTGAGCGCTGACGTGACGGCCTCAAGACGTCATGACGgcatacaagacctcatagtaggagacagcacaatttcacagcctgagtcctctcggtggtgtaatcttccttcgtctAATTGTCGTATGCTTGGCTATCACTagtactgcttcgcctttccggtgaaactgcaacctctttctccctctctatctctttttctttttctctgaatCCTAGTATAGGTTCTCCCGCGCATGAATgttgttgattctgatttcgagtgaatccggcttggcctcatttcggttacttaGTGAATTatagtgttccccaactatcatgcaccaagactttaaaaagatagcagttgcgttactcgaagaaaacctagtgcatattgtttccagtgcagtggagtagccgccactaattatttcgttactgagatttaattcggtaattgcaattgattatctaactcgagaagtactgtctatataattttcaaagtgtcaatgacgcatttgtaggcacccaaaATGACATTTGAcatctgagtgagtgagtgaagaaactttattgcaggtccggcgaggactcgaactcgtcgcgcacccggctagtcccacgtcgggaccggcagctctagcccaccggcccggtcgcgggcacgccggacagccaggatttgctttctagagcggggctacgcagaagcgagtcccactcatccttgatgaacttggggtatgtcgatccgcactcccagagcatgtgcgctagagtgaaGGTCTGcccccaggggggggggggggaggcaggagTCGTCGcaatacacgtccgggtaagcctcgtggagaaaggacagacacggatacgtgctggtctgcagaagtctaagcgaaacggcttgcgccctattcaacctggggtgagggggtggaaacacCCTTCTAGGCAtctagaagaatttaataatctcgttgtgagtagcggtaGCGTCCTTGTCGCCGTAGgaaggaggggagtcggtgcttcttgcagaggaagcacggtcggtgaggtcacgcgcagcctcgtgagcagactcattgaggttcgggggagcaccctcgaccgaccctacgtgagcgggaaaccagtggattgaatgatgcgtgagagcatatcgactcgagctgctaagaagacgagcagcttgcttggcgatgcaaactttctgaaaagccctaactgccgttttggaatcgctatatatctcggacccacgaacagtgacgtagctaggtcgtctggcacccggggcccataggtcttctcaccccccccccctcgggtGTAGCCggtggaaagaggggtgtcttcagacgtatgacaccccccccgcCACTGGCCccttgaaccccccccccccccccccttttgctacgccactgccctcGACCGTCTAGCAGAGCGAGGGCTaaggcggcttgctcggcgactccggcgtctgaagtgcgaatggagccgcaattggaaatcttgccgctagagtcgaccacaatgatggcaaaggtcttcccatcgctgtactccgcggcgtcgacgaagcttgctgtaatgtctcgttgcttgatatgtttgaggatggctgctgctctggccttgcgtctgccctcgttatggacgggatggacattcggggcacaggggcaacttcgaacttgtctcgaatgcatctggggatcggggtactgaccattgGGAATCCcacagggtggtaacccagctcttcgacgatgtgtttacctgccgtgctgaggcgagtgagttgcgcgcgttctggggttcggcaatctcctcggcagtgttacgcacccccagcttgaggagatcctcgctatgggtcctgatgggtagcccgatagccctcttgaccactttgcggatgagagcgtcgagcttgtctcgctccgctctgagccagttgtgcatagaaattgtgtacgtaaagtgacatagtatgAAGGCATtcataagcctgaggagatttttttccttcattcctcggtgccggtttgctattctgcgaacgaggcggaaagcgttgtccgtctttgcgatgatctcgcggagagccgttccgttcccgccgttgaattcgacaaacatgcccaggacccgaataacgtcgaccttGGGTACCACctccccgtcacaagtgcgaagactgatgctgctttcggagaatGGCTTCCAAtttttgggtctgcctcccttctcttttctgtaaagcagaagctccgacttggcgggggagcatcgaagtacggtggggcggagatactccttgatcacgtcgatcgcctcctgcatggattcttcgactttgccctcgcagccgccggagcaccataaggtgatgtcgtcggcgtgtatggtgtgcttgacgccctctacgcgtgccaacctctcggaaagaccaatcatacagatgttaaacagtgtgggtgagatgacggcgccctgaggagtgccccgccctccgaggggcacatcgtcggagcggaagtccccaatgcgaagcttggccttcctatccgttaggaaagagctgacgtagctatggaatctggaaccgagacccaggtctgaaatggtctttacgatgaagctgaggagcacgttgtcgaaagctttctcgaggtccagactgagaaaagccttgacgtctctggaacggccatccacagtCTGATGCTTATTAGCTTCATCGCATCCTGCGTCGAgggtccggcgcggaagccgatcatgttgtacgtgtaaacctcgttgtcttcgaggtacccgttgaccctgttgaggacgacgggctacatgaccttgccgacgcaggaggttagagaaatcggcctgaggttctcgatgttcggggccttgccaggcttgggaatgagcaccgtgcaggccatcttacattctgcaggaacaacgccgctattccaggactcgttgattttgtccgtcagaaagacgatcgatgtgtcctcgaggtttctcaacattctgttggtgactccgtccggacccggcgcagacttgcggttgagcgcgaagatggcctgtctgacctcggcaacggagaattattcgtcgagctcggggcgtggagggcctcggtagtccgtgAGTTGGGTCGCCGGATCTCCGTCGCAACGGACGGGCAATCCAAGTACTAAAATTACGTACAATTTTTCCTGACTGGCAAAGGAACCTCACGAAGTACGAAGAATACCACGTCAGTGCGCTCACAcacacatcataaagcagcgccctcaaacaagCTGAACGAAagtaactgcattgcctgtctcaaacccgaagagacagcacatcaccttaagaatggtacggaaggagccccaACATCAGGGTttgcggcttcgcagctattcttTCCTcacatttctacgtcacactaaTTATCCGTCTTTCAAGGCCGTCTGATCACAccgataacaaaagccccttgataacgcggccgaagcgccgctcttaccacgcacgaaatgcgaaaagcaatgtaataggcatagagtGTTTCAATATCCCGGTTTtactcgcaccgcatcgaaagagtgagcgcgaagctatattttgcggaagaaacttgcttcggaccaaagccaaattaaagtggtcgtcttatttttcatgaaaatgtatacgtgctgcaaaaacaggttcgtgtcaaaaaataaaagcgaaatgaaGAGACCAGGAAGCGACCAACGCGTAGAGAATAGGCAAACCGATGCATTCAGGAAAGTAAATATActacttctaaatgagccgaatcggCAACCAAGATGActgcacaaaaaaataaatatcagatttcagtgtgcccctattatctatgaattcataAGCGTCGTCGAACACCAGCTTAGAGGACGCGTTCGATAGGTCTCCTTTTGCGGCTATGCAGTACTCTGTCCGCTTTATCgaatcttcagtggctttcttaatgaccgacgccggaattctacggcagacatccgttatccttgtcttgagctaaaTCTGACGTCCGTCTGGATCATGTAAGTAGAATCTTTTACATAacgccaaagaaagaaatcgagtggagcgCGTTCATGTGTAGtatagccggccaatttacaggcccgtgccttccaatctattgcacacgaaaagtcgcatccagtcagtttcgtgctcagctgctgctgtgtgctggagCCCCATCTTGCTCATACCACAGAAGGGGAAGACGTGAcggcgggacttcgctgagaaactcatttactactccttcaaggattttgttcacgtaacgctgtccagtcagtgcgtgatcgaagaagatgggaccgattatagcaccgtcGTAAATGccgaaccacacattgaacgaccgctggtactggtgccgattgagctttacccagtgtggattggagtccctccaatattGTGCATTATGTAAATTTATctaggcgtttctgcgaaaatgggcttcatctgtgcacatgatgttgctcaaaaagtccagggactcatcggcttttgtgagggcCGAATTTGAGAAATCAAGACGATTTTACAGGTCCTTCCAAGCattggttaaggtggtacgggcgAAAGGCCGTTATTTAGAATGCTCTAAACttatgacttggaaattggtacctgtgCGGTCActtcccgcacgctagcatgaggatttgaggccataaattctagaacatccgtgcgtaggctaggactcaaagatggagtcctccgccactgtttcttgaagctACCGGTTTGGCTCATGTTTTCATAATTTCTAATGATaatcgatgcgtttggtctaccgccacacttccatgactgatatatatatatatatatttgcggccttcctcttgttgccatttgcagatcccaaagCAAGGATCATAAGCTTACCTTCTGCTCATTGGAGAAAGACATGGTGACTGGGACAAAACGAAACGCACATTTAAACTTTTGCACTGACGTTGCCAATTCGCTTTTGTGATGATAAGTtccgtggcaaaaaaaaagaaagcatccgTGCACTTTACCTACGCTAGGACAACAGCTATCACTGCTTGTTTCCATCTAACACAAAACGCGATGTGTTTCTTCGACAGGGGCGCGggagataaggcactagctcgatcgcgatgtttttctttatttcttttatttcattctggataactcagagggagcctgttcgagggcgctgctttatgatccgggtgggagcgcagtcaagTGGTATTCTGCATGTTTCGCGAGGTTTATttaccagttaaaaaaaaatatgtacgcAATGAGTGCGTCGCTGaatataccgcagttagatgtcccttggctgtgcctacaaatgcctcattgacagtttgataattaggatactacgtctcgagttagatagtTAATTATagtacctaattaaatctcactTCGTGATATCTTGGTCATTGACAGTTAATTGGACTCCCTGTATCTATTTATGAcattgcatgcaagtgacgatgtttccatccctaataaatgttgtaaattattagaaatgcttttttttcatgagtcattaggattgcttactggaaagagaaacaATACCGAGACACAAAACATTCACGTGCACTTCACACGCTATTGACAAAAGACtttgccgaaggggtcactgaagtctacagtttttttttcatggtcaaaaaagcacgcaaaccaatttgaagcgtggtgaacatacagccacatattcattctctaggcacagGCTATCCATacatttagaaataatttttaatgggCCTGCTCCATCTCTTTCAGAAATATAGTCAAATTTGTCCTGTGGGAATATTTAAGTGTATTGTGTATTgcgtttacagtggaaatttgagaaagggagaaaatgcggatgaggcagccgccgc
It includes:
- the LOC126521679 gene encoding ubiquitin-like protein 4A isoform X2 translates to MFISVKILQGEECTIEVSASSSISAVKHLVAQQLQIPVDQQRLVFRGKTLSDSLSLGDYNIVEGNRLHLFVLKAADNAAVVWDQMRKFLLSQFSHEDAEKVLEEYKKDFSQSVAGLSLDDIERLASSSLGTTSTTTSTSGDTASRPPPGRGSGSSLLVLSNDDAS
- the LOC126521679 gene encoding ubiquitin-like protein 4A isoform X1 codes for the protein MFISVKILQGEECTIEVSGVSASSSISAVKHLVAQQLQIPVDQQRLVFRGKTLSDSLSLGDYNIVEGNRLHLFVLKAADNAAVVWDQMRKFLLSQFSHEDAEKVLEEYKKDFSQSVAGLSLDDIERLASSSLGTTSTTTSTSGDTASRPPPGRGSGSSLLVLSNDDAS